A single Mytilus trossulus isolate FHL-02 chromosome 12, PNRI_Mtr1.1.1.hap1, whole genome shotgun sequence DNA region contains:
- the LOC134692188 gene encoding uncharacterized protein LOC134692188 has translation MNKDCRKCKNKNVKKHKCQRNHAGSSKSMEAAAAVTMFKRSEEKGLRYTTLIGDDDSTTLFHVRKNLKYQITKWSDIQHTKRSLYGQLLNLKKKNNQCTDMVVAYFKRLFTHALYQNKDKPEQLGSTFRSIPMHAFGDHIQCGNWCKYSIHPTTYRHTGLPRGKPLTDNLLKDKLTSLFDVYANNADRLSPLASSQKNDSINSVIAKKAPKSMHFGGSRSLNYRVSAAVSQINNGRKYTTEVLQRLNVTIGSNTAKYVCHIDRKRKLDAARKTTIPFKRKRSILKSDRCCKQLTNEVREGPTYQTSIIMNNNNTEEDQIEELPIAEIRPELESFRTQNDSSIIIFDLETTGLGKHLDLLILYFRTGMITDYISKHENDVKFVLHSDDTCKKLQKDIHICNTIQTKMQIDTEYK, from the exons ATGAACAAAGATTgcagaaaatgcaaaaacaaaaacgtaaaaaaacacaaatgccAAAGAAACCATGCTGGTTCTTCCAAAAGCATGGAAGCTGCTGCCGCAGTTACCATGTTTAAGAGGTCGGAGGAAAAGGGACTCAGATACACCACCCTTATAGGAGATGATGACTCCACCACTCTTTTTCATGTTCGGAAAAATCTTAAGTACCAAATAACAAAGTGGAGTGACATACAACACACAAAAAGGTCCCTTTATGGCCAACTgctgaatttgaaaaaaaaaaacaaccaatgtACTGACATGGTTGTTGCATATTTCAAAAGGCTTTTCACACATGCACTCTATCAGAATAAGGACAAACCAGAGCAACTTGGATCAACATTTAGATCAATACCTATGCATGCATTTGGTGATCATATCCAATGTGGAAATTGGTGCAAATACAGCATACACCCTACCACATACAGACACACTGGTCTCCCAAGGGGAAAACCGTTAACGGACAACCTACTGAAAGACAAACTGACTTCCTTGTTTGACGTCTATGCAAATAATGCAGACAG ATTATCTCCTTTAGCTTCAAGCCAAAAAAATGATTCAATCAATTCTGTAATTGCCAAAAAAGCCCCAAAAAGCATGCATTTTGGTGGATCTAGATCCCTCAACTATAGAGTGTCTGCAGCAGTAAGCCAAATCAACAATGGCCGTAAATATACAACAGAAGTCTTACAAAGACTAAATGTAACTATTGGTTCGAACACAGCTAAATATGTATGCCATATAGACAGGAAAAGAAAACTTGATGCAGCCAGGAAAACAACCATTCCTTTTAAAAGGAAAAGATCTATTTTAAAATCTGACAG GTGCTGCAAACAATTGACAAATGAAGTTAGAGAAGGCCCGACATACCAAACTTCTATCATCATGAACAACAACAACACAGAAGAAGACCAAATAGAGGAACTTCCAATTGCAGAAATCAGACCAGAATTGGAATCATTCAGAACACAAAACGATAGCTCCATCATAATATTTGATTTGGAAACTACAGGATTAGGCAAGCACTtagatcttttgattttatattttaggaCAGGGATGATAACTGATTATATATCTaaacatgaaaatgatgtcaaattTGTTCTACACTCAgatgatacatgtaaaaagctacaaaaagacatacatatatgtaatacaattcaaacaaaaatgcaaattGATACAGAATACAAATaa